The proteins below are encoded in one region of Ereboglobus luteus:
- a CDS encoding DUF58 domain-containing protein produces MSNAPAPTLNAQTTASPHREGIEAARRYRLPFGRQSWRGYQGAWQGAGTGSSIDFQDHRAYAPGDDPRYIHWAAYARTGQLTMKLYRAEVSPMVDVVVDVSESMTFDAAKAARMEALVAFGVASADAAGAPVRVFASRGRETRSVPVESVRAGDWRGRLAFGAPGERALPSVPSHLPWRAGALKVLVCDLLFPGDPSPLLSAMSAGGGSAVVFAPALATEAEPPLRGNVELVDCENGEKRHQRIDDDLAARYRVAYERHFELWDEAARRCGATLVRVPCEGALVNVLGGEALVRGAVEVAR; encoded by the coding sequence ATGAGCAACGCGCCCGCACCCACCCTGAACGCGCAAACGACCGCCTCGCCGCATCGCGAGGGGATCGAGGCGGCGCGGCGCTACCGGCTGCCTTTCGGGCGGCAAAGCTGGCGCGGTTATCAGGGCGCGTGGCAGGGCGCGGGCACGGGAAGCTCGATTGATTTTCAGGATCACCGCGCGTATGCGCCGGGCGACGATCCTCGCTACATTCACTGGGCGGCGTATGCGCGCACCGGGCAGTTGACGATGAAACTTTATCGCGCGGAGGTGTCGCCGATGGTGGATGTCGTCGTGGATGTGTCGGAGTCGATGACGTTTGACGCGGCGAAGGCGGCGCGCATGGAGGCGCTGGTGGCGTTTGGCGTGGCGAGCGCCGACGCTGCGGGCGCGCCGGTGCGCGTGTTTGCCTCGCGCGGGCGCGAAACGCGCTCCGTGCCCGTGGAAAGTGTGCGCGCGGGCGACTGGCGCGGGAGGCTGGCATTCGGCGCGCCCGGCGAGCGCGCCCTGCCTTCTGTGCCGTCGCATTTGCCGTGGCGCGCGGGCGCGTTGAAGGTGCTGGTGTGCGATTTGCTTTTTCCGGGTGATCCGTCGCCGCTGTTGTCCGCGATGTCGGCGGGCGGCGGCTCGGCGGTTGTGTTTGCGCCGGCGCTCGCGACGGAGGCGGAGCCGCCGCTGCGCGGCAATGTGGAGCTGGTCGATTGCGAGAACGGGGAAAAGCGCCACCAGCGCATCGACGACGATCTGGCGGCGCGTTATCGCGTGGCCTACGAGCGGCATTTTGAATTGTGGGACGAGGCGGCGCGGCGTTGCGGCGCGACGCTCGTGCGCGTGCCCTGCGAGGGCGCGCTCGTGAATGTGCTTGGCGGCGAGGCGCTCGTCCGGGGCGCGGTGGAGGTGGCAAGATGA
- a CDS encoding BatA domain-containing protein — MIPTLSNLAGLWALLGIPVVVAIHFLQQRSRTVRTSTLFLMEALAPESREGRQWERLRFSRAFWLQIAAVLLATWVLAQPRWTRNESAQVVVAVLDDSVSMRVFRDGTARAVEKAFSQNEGRAAHTEWVVMTSNPRHPALYRGADKRAALAAVSAWTPSSGTHETESALRLGRALAGASGATWFFTDRRGRAPADQPTAGVGRRINNVGFAGARVGRNEWRALVRNYSSEALSREWWVESGGQKSAPQRIEIEPGGLIELSAKFPEGAESCELVLAGDEFTLDDRLPMVRPVPKRLSASMEMNGEGARVFFRKLAESVEGVEFVPRDSGALRLADLQDGSVPPKGAAIFVARAPAGDDARRTVRTAPAVAERHALTAGLNWQGLVGTGAAGLRRAEGAEVLLWQGGEALAWVADRQLFLNFDWETSNAARLPSMVLLARRFIEETQAYQDAGYTANFDAGSRIRTGGGGLAGALTIETGGGTRELTVAEAGVLRAPDEPGFFTIRRGDKILVRGSAQFADARQGDFRECESFVSGARDARAEREVWMLNSRGDPLANAWLLLMGGLLMWSWWPRAGALRETRVNEGRTA; from the coding sequence ATGATTCCGACCCTTTCCAACCTTGCCGGGCTTTGGGCGCTGCTGGGGATTCCGGTGGTGGTGGCGATTCATTTTTTGCAACAGCGCTCGCGCACGGTTCGCACAAGCACGCTGTTTTTGATGGAGGCGCTCGCTCCCGAAAGCCGCGAGGGCCGGCAGTGGGAGCGGTTGCGTTTCTCGCGGGCGTTTTGGCTGCAAATCGCGGCGGTGCTGCTCGCGACGTGGGTGCTCGCGCAGCCGCGATGGACGCGCAACGAGTCGGCGCAAGTGGTCGTGGCCGTGCTCGACGATTCGGTGTCGATGCGCGTGTTTCGCGACGGGACGGCGCGCGCCGTTGAGAAGGCGTTTTCGCAAAACGAGGGGCGCGCGGCGCACACCGAGTGGGTCGTGATGACGAGCAATCCCCGGCATCCGGCGCTTTATCGCGGGGCGGACAAGCGCGCGGCGCTGGCCGCGGTGTCGGCCTGGACTCCGTCGAGCGGAACACACGAGACGGAAAGCGCGCTGCGGCTTGGTCGCGCGTTGGCGGGAGCTTCGGGCGCGACATGGTTTTTCACGGACAGGCGCGGGCGCGCCCCGGCGGACCAGCCGACGGCGGGCGTTGGGCGGCGGATAAACAACGTGGGATTTGCGGGGGCGCGTGTCGGGCGCAACGAATGGCGCGCGCTGGTGCGGAATTATTCCAGCGAGGCGTTGAGCCGCGAGTGGTGGGTTGAGAGCGGCGGGCAAAAAAGCGCGCCTCAACGAATCGAGATCGAGCCCGGCGGATTGATCGAGCTGTCCGCAAAGTTTCCCGAAGGCGCGGAGTCGTGCGAGCTCGTGCTGGCGGGCGACGAGTTCACCTTGGACGACCGGTTGCCCATGGTTCGGCCCGTTCCGAAACGACTTTCGGCGAGCATGGAAATGAACGGCGAAGGCGCGCGCGTGTTTTTCCGCAAACTGGCGGAGAGCGTGGAGGGCGTGGAGTTCGTGCCGCGCGACTCGGGCGCGCTGAGGCTGGCGGATTTGCAGGACGGGAGCGTGCCGCCGAAGGGCGCGGCGATTTTTGTGGCGCGCGCGCCGGCGGGCGATGATGCGCGGCGCACGGTGCGGACCGCGCCCGCGGTGGCGGAGCGCCATGCGCTGACGGCGGGGTTGAACTGGCAGGGCCTGGTGGGGACGGGCGCGGCGGGATTGCGGCGCGCTGAGGGCGCGGAGGTGTTGCTGTGGCAGGGCGGCGAGGCGCTGGCGTGGGTGGCGGACAGGCAGTTGTTTTTGAATTTCGACTGGGAAACAAGCAACGCGGCGCGCCTGCCGTCGATGGTGCTGCTCGCGCGGCGTTTCATCGAGGAGACGCAAGCGTATCAGGATGCTGGATACACGGCGAACTTTGACGCGGGCTCGCGAATCCGCACCGGCGGAGGCGGTCTCGCGGGCGCGCTGACAATCGAGACGGGCGGCGGGACGCGCGAGCTGACGGTTGCGGAGGCGGGCGTGTTGCGCGCGCCGGACGAGCCGGGATTTTTCACGATCAGGCGCGGCGACAAAATTTTGGTGCGCGGCTCGGCGCAGTTTGCCGACGCGCGCCAGGGGGATTTTCGCGAGTGCGAAAGTTTTGTGTCGGGCGCGCGTGATGCGAGGGCGGAGCGCGAAGTGTGGATGCTCAATTCGCGCGGCGATCCGCTGGCGAATGCGTGGCTGCTGCTCATGGGCGGGCTGCTGATGTGGAGCTGGTGGCCGCGCGCGGGCGCGCTCCGCGAAACACGCGTCAATGAAGGGAGGACCGCATGA